One window from the genome of Moraxella nasibovis encodes:
- a CDS encoding C40 family peptidase — protein MRLTKNLKNQITAHAWENYPNECCGVIVGGQYRPCTNIAHDPANAFEIDPAEWVALAELGDIGAIVHSHPNGEPLPSEVDKVQMGLHDVDWVIVGLGISPTGAEYCDIKSHKPTNYTAPLLGREYYHGTQDCYSLVCDYYSRELGLDLPDFARVDDWWEDEKHEPLYENNFKKAGFEVVDDLQKHDVILCRVGRTHHINHALVFVGDGKLQSENTPDCVGDCLVLHHPHGRLSVREIYGDSWQKRTALIVRHKELISENH, from the coding sequence ATGAGACTAACAAAAAACCTAAAAAACCAAATCACCGCCCACGCTTGGGAAAATTACCCAAATGAGTGTTGTGGCGTGATTGTGGGCGGTCAATATCGCCCTTGCACCAATATTGCCCACGACCCTGCCAACGCCTTTGAAATTGACCCTGCTGAATGGGTGGCGTTGGCAGAATTGGGCGACATTGGGGCGATTGTTCATTCACACCCCAATGGCGAACCCTTGCCTAGTGAAGTGGACAAAGTGCAAATGGGGCTACACGATGTGGATTGGGTCATTGTTGGGCTTGGCATTAGTCCCACAGGGGCGGAATATTGCGACATCAAAAGTCACAAGCCCACCAATTACACCGCCCCACTTTTGGGGCGTGAGTATTATCACGGTACACAGGATTGCTATAGCTTGGTGTGTGATTATTATAGCCGAGAATTGGGGCTTGATTTGCCTGATTTTGCAAGGGTTGATGACTGGTGGGAAGATGAAAAGCACGAGCCACTTTATGAAAACAACTTTAAAAAAGCTGGCTTTGAAGTCGTGGACGACCTACAAAAGCACGATGTCATCTTGTGCCGTGTCGGTCGCACTCATCACATTAACCATGCCCTTGTTTTTGTTGGCGATGGCAAATTGCAATCAGAAAATACGCCCGATTGTGTGGGGGATTGCCTAGTTTTGCACCACCCACACGGCAGGCTAAGCGTGCGTGAAATCTATGGCGACAGTTGGCAAAAACGCACCGCCCTAATTGTACGGCATAAGGAGTTAATCAGTGAAAACCATTGA
- a CDS encoding tail assembly protein, producing the protein MKTIELHGILAKKFGRFFKLDVKTAKEACHAIAVQIPAFQKFMLDGEKLGYRFAVFNGKKRNQSTNISEDQLDDITTANHIHIVPKVVGSGGKAMGWLQVIAGAVMVAVGVFVPGMQALIGAGVGLMIGGVSSLLMPTPKLDPANEDGNKPNNGFGGAVTTVAQGNPVPILYGEREVGGFIVSAGIDT; encoded by the coding sequence GTGAAAACCATTGAACTACACGGCATTCTCGCCAAAAAATTTGGCAGATTTTTTAAATTGGATGTCAAAACGGCAAAAGAAGCCTGTCATGCCATCGCCGTGCAAATCCCTGCATTTCAAAAATTTATGCTTGATGGTGAAAAATTGGGCTATCGCTTTGCCGTATTCAATGGCAAAAAACGCAATCAAAGCACCAACATCAGCGAAGACCAATTAGACGACATCACCACCGCCAACCACATTCATATCGTGCCAAAAGTGGTGGGCTCGGGCGGTAAGGCGATGGGGTGGCTGCAAGTCATTGCGGGGGCGGTGATGGTGGCGGTGGGGGTGTTTGTGCCTGGTATGCAAGCGTTAATCGGTGCGGGGGTTGGTTTGATGATTGGTGGCGTATCAAGCCTACTAATGCCCACGCCAAAACTAGACCCTGCCAATGAGGACGGCAATAAGCCAAACAACGGCTTTGGCGGTGCGGTGACGACCGTCGCACAGGGCAACCCCGTCCCCATTCTCTATGGCGAGCGAGAAGTGGGTGGATTTATTGTGTCGGCTGGGATTGATACTTAG
- a CDS encoding BrnA antitoxin family protein, with amino-acid sequence MNRPLIDEHGEVRELTQADFAKFKPASDVLPSDFLNMVKTRGKQKEPTKTATTLRLDPVILEFFKKDGKGYQTRINQVLLEYVLAHR; translated from the coding sequence ATGAACAGACCTTTAATTGACGAACATGGCGAAGTCAGAGAATTAACCCAAGCGGATTTTGCCAAATTTAAGCCAGCCAGCGATGTTTTACCAAGTGATTTTTTAAACATGGTAAAAACTCGTGGCAAACAAAAAGAACCAACCAAAACCGCCACCACCTTACGCCTTGACCCTGTCATTTTGGAGTTTTTTAAAAAAGACGGCAAAGGCTATCAGACACGCATCAATCAAGTGCTGTTAGAGTATGTGCTTGCCCACCGCTAA
- a CDS encoding BrnT family toxin, which produces MKITYDPAKNQRNIDERGLSFDEAIDFEFLTAKVAVDERFDYGETRYIAVGFLGSRLHVLVFTPICDGIRVISFRKANKREIKDYEQTFN; this is translated from the coding sequence ATGAAAATTACTTATGACCCTGCTAAAAACCAAAGAAACATTGATGAGCGTGGACTTAGCTTTGATGAAGCGATTGATTTTGAATTTTTAACCGCCAAAGTTGCCGTTGATGAGCGTTTTGATTATGGTGAAACACGCTACATTGCCGTGGGGTTTTTAGGCAGCCGCCTTCATGTTTTGGTTTTTACACCGATTTGTGATGGCATTCGTGTCATCAGTTTTAGAAAAGCCAACAAACGAGAGATCAAAGATTATGAACAGACCTTTAATTGA
- the gpJ gene encoding TipJ family phage tail tip protein — MHIHGAKKQKGGGQKPHIAPDDLVATSYANIMYGLAEGEIMGLADGGKSIRLDGTPLINDNGQPNFTNVNWDFRTGTLDQTHIAGFPAVENETNVGVELRSDRPWVKAINNRELSAVRVRLNFNALREQDDSGNIKGYAISYAIDVQTDGGSFVEVLTDTVRGKASQGYKKSHRIDLPNAGTAKRWTIRVRRITPNRNSDLIADTVHIDALTEIIDAKLAYPATALLSLSYDAKTFSNIAKIAVRLKGKIIQVPTNYDPIARTYTGLWDGTFKMAYSNNPAWVFYDLCTHKRYGLGERLAGMVDKWRLYQIGQYCDELVDDGKGGQEPRFTCNVYIQKADDAYRVLQNLASVFRGLSFWDGANIIVDSDTPKEPVYTFSPANVVGGEFAYTGTRQRDRHTLTKVAWDNPENGFSTEYELIPDEAAIARYGVKVLDIAAFGCTSQGQAQRAGLWALKAEQLETQTVSFKTGLMGFIPQVGQIINVADNVFAGRAISGKIVNVSTNKRVITLDRVAGKVGDTLIVNGTDGAQSAKISAVRGQVLTLDKPINAEPEHIWAVISDDLKLKQFRILTIAQNDDATFDITALEYNAQKYAVVDTGAVVVPQPYTVLNATPITAPNSVTLSANTRTHQGQAVTTLTINWEQVTGATAYIVEWRKDDGNWQTLPKVSGQSMDIDGVYAGNYQARVRAVDAFDNESLATSSQLTNIAGKVGKPPRLARLVIKGLLFGMELGWIFNAGSDDTNFTEIQVSPDGRSNIATLGTFAYPTNKHEITGLQGNLTQFYRGRIVDKLGNTSDWTDWVSGTTSADADKVLNLISGQINQSHLDQTLRTPIAKIGGLESAVNAVNSQLPQLNQQIATAMRDIGTERSRITGAIRDIGTLQTANNAKTQELANLTQTVGGHTSSIRELGVTTGDLSQKYTALKSASDTANSEITAIKQTQSGQATTINRLNSEMNGKASTADLTAEQQARADADGALGQRISAIDTAYKKSDTDITARLAREETARATGDAANSQAIRTLESGLGGKANATALNNYYTKAQTDEAISGRVERFEASLKRQEINAVTDLNTLTTQGQYFIKAGNNPNAPATNWLFVDVETSNDQWIVMQTVRQDNNAKNQWVRQRHNGNWSAWEKVATGSELNDKANATALNDLSARVTQVDGRITAEAQKVSHLQTTVGGQTASIRSVEQSVNGVRAIKAVTVDNNGFISGYGLMSELQNGRVTSRFGINADQIYFGATTSAKKPFVFTTRTTTIDGVSYPAGAWLNSASIANASITNAHIANATITSAKIANGAIDNAKIANGAIDSAKIGEAAITTAKIGVAQVDTLQIAGEAVISPRYQETDWGSQYQAGVEHTVLRFTMNTQGSAVCLLFGWKKILASAWHQSSATVIIKIKRDDLVLHEDGFSFSSAWNSANSNQSSPPIFDFNPPNNPVYTVVISYHGDRPSVRAEGIRILGLAIKR, encoded by the coding sequence ATGCACATTCACGGCGCAAAAAAACAAAAGGGCGGTGGGCAAAAGCCGCACATTGCCCCTGATGACTTGGTCGCTACCAGTTATGCTAACATCATGTATGGCTTGGCTGAGGGTGAGATTATGGGGCTGGCGGATGGTGGTAAGTCTATCCGACTTGACGGCACGCCCTTAATCAACGACAACGGACAGCCTAATTTTACAAATGTAAACTGGGATTTTCGCACAGGCACGCTGGATCAGACGCACATCGCAGGTTTTCCTGCGGTTGAAAATGAGACCAATGTCGGTGTGGAGCTTCGTTCTGACCGCCCATGGGTCAAAGCCATCAATAACCGTGAACTCTCCGCCGTGCGTGTGCGTCTAAACTTCAACGCCCTGCGTGAGCAAGATGACAGTGGGAACATCAAAGGCTATGCCATCAGTTACGCCATTGATGTGCAGACGGACGGTGGCAGTTTTGTTGAAGTCTTGACCGATACTGTGCGTGGTAAGGCAAGCCAAGGCTATAAAAAATCACACCGCATTGACCTGCCTAATGCTGGCACAGCAAAACGCTGGACAATCCGTGTCCGCCGTATCACGCCCAACCGTAACAGTGATTTAATCGCTGATACCGTGCATATTGACGCACTGACCGAAATCATTGACGCAAAACTCGCTTATCCAGCAACAGCACTTTTGAGCTTGTCTTATGACGCCAAAACTTTCTCCAACATCGCTAAAATTGCCGTGCGTCTAAAAGGCAAAATTATCCAAGTACCGACGAACTACGACCCCATCGCACGCACCTATACAGGGCTGTGGGACGGTACATTTAAAATGGCGTATAGCAATAACCCTGCGTGGGTGTTTTATGACCTATGCACTCATAAACGCTATGGACTTGGTGAGCGACTGGCTGGCATGGTGGACAAATGGCGACTGTATCAGATTGGGCAATATTGCGATGAGCTGGTGGATGACGGCAAAGGCGGTCAAGAACCCCGTTTTACCTGCAATGTCTATATCCAAAAAGCCGATGATGCCTATCGTGTCTTACAAAACTTGGCAAGCGTGTTTCGTGGGCTGTCGTTTTGGGACGGAGCTAACATCATCGTGGATAGCGACACGCCAAAAGAGCCTGTATATACATTTAGCCCTGCTAATGTCGTGGGCGGTGAATTTGCTTATACAGGCACACGGCAAAGAGACCGCCATACACTTACCAAAGTCGCATGGGACAATCCAGAAAACGGCTTTAGCACTGAGTATGAGCTGATTCCAGATGAGGCAGCCATCGCCAGATATGGCGTAAAAGTGCTAGACATTGCTGCCTTTGGCTGTACCAGTCAAGGGCAAGCACAACGAGCAGGACTGTGGGCATTGAAAGCCGAGCAACTAGAAACCCAAACCGTGAGTTTTAAAACTGGCTTGATGGGCTTTATCCCACAAGTGGGGCAAATCATCAATGTGGCAGATAATGTCTTTGCAGGGCGTGCCATCTCTGGCAAAATCGTCAATGTTTCCACCAACAAGCGTGTCATCACCCTTGACCGTGTGGCGGGTAAAGTGGGCGATACTTTAATCGTCAATGGCACGGACGGCGCACAAAGTGCCAAAATCAGTGCCGTGCGTGGGCAGGTTTTGACCCTTGACAAGCCAATCAATGCCGAGCCTGAGCATATTTGGGCAGTCATTAGTGATGATCTAAAATTAAAGCAGTTTCGTATTTTAACCATTGCACAAAACGATGACGCAACCTTTGACATCACCGCCTTAGAATACAACGCCCAAAAATATGCGGTGGTGGACACAGGAGCGGTGGTTGTGCCACAGCCTTACACCGTGCTAAATGCCACGCCAATCACCGCCCCAAACTCAGTAACACTGAGTGCCAACACTCGCACACACCAAGGACAAGCGGTTACCACGCTCACCATCAACTGGGAACAAGTGACTGGTGCAACCGCCTACATTGTCGAATGGCGAAAAGATGATGGCAACTGGCAAACCTTGCCCAAAGTGTCAGGGCAAAGCATGGATATTGACGGCGTGTATGCCGGCAACTACCAAGCCCGTGTGCGTGCAGTTGATGCCTTTGACAATGAAAGCCTAGCCACATCAAGCCAATTAACCAATATCGCAGGTAAAGTGGGCAAACCACCACGCCTTGCACGCCTTGTCATCAAAGGCTTGTTGTTTGGTATGGAGCTTGGCTGGATTTTTAATGCTGGTAGCGATGACACCAACTTTACAGAAATCCAAGTGTCGCCTGACGGTCGCTCAAACATTGCCACGCTTGGTACATTTGCCTATCCGACAAATAAGCACGAAATCACAGGCTTACAAGGCAATTTGACCCAGTTTTATCGGGGGCGGATTGTGGACAAATTGGGTAATACATCGGACTGGACGGACTGGGTCAGTGGCACGACATCGGCAGACGCCGACAAAGTGCTTAATCTGATTAGTGGGCAAATCAACCAAAGCCATCTGGATCAGACTTTGCGGACACCGATTGCCAAGATTGGCGGGCTTGAAAGTGCAGTTAATGCCGTAAACAGCCAACTGCCACAGCTTAATCAGCAGATTGCCACCGCCATGCGAGATATTGGCACGGAGCGAAGCCGCATCACAGGGGCAATCCGTGACATTGGCACTTTGCAGACCGCCAATAATGCCAAAACGCAGGAATTGGCGAACTTAACGCAAACGGTGGGCGGACATACCTCATCTATCCGTGAGCTTGGCGTAACAACTGGTGATTTATCGCAAAAATACACCGCTTTAAAATCGGCAAGCGATACTGCAAATAGCGAAATCACGGCGATAAAGCAGACCCAAAGCGGACAGGCGACAACCATTAACCGCTTAAACAGCGAGATGAACGGCAAAGCAAGCACAGCCGACCTAACCGCCGAACAACAGGCACGAGCGGATGCTGATGGTGCATTAGGTCAAAGGATTAGTGCGATTGATACCGCCTACAAAAAGTCCGATACTGACATCACGGCACGCTTGGCAAGAGAAGAAACCGCACGAGCAACTGGCGACGCCGCCAACAGTCAAGCAATCCGCACGCTAGAAAGCGGTCTAGGTGGCAAGGCAAACGCCACGGCTTTGAATAATTACTACACCAAAGCCCAGACCGATGAGGCTATTAGTGGGCGTGTGGAGCGATTTGAAGCCAGTCTTAAACGCCAAGAAATTAATGCCGTTACCGACCTAAACACGCTAACCACTCAGGGGCAGTATTTTATCAAAGCTGGTAATAATCCCAATGCCCCTGCGACTAACTGGTTATTTGTCGATGTTGAAACATCAAACGACCAGTGGATTGTCATGCAGACTGTCAGACAAGACAACAATGCTAAAAACCAATGGGTGCGTCAGCGGCATAACGGCAACTGGTCAGCGTGGGAAAAGGTGGCAACAGGTAGTGAGCTGAATGACAAAGCCAACGCCACCGCCTTAAACGACCTAAGTGCCCGTGTCACACAAGTGGACGGCAGAATTACCGCAGAAGCTCAGAAAGTCAGTCATCTCCAAACCACCGTAGGCGGTCAAACGGCAAGCATTCGCAGTGTGGAGCAGTCGGTCAATGGCGTGCGTGCGATTAAAGCGGTAACGGTGGACAATAACGGCTTTATCAGCGGTTATGGTCTGATGAGCGAGCTACAAAATGGTCGTGTTACTTCTCGTTTTGGCATCAACGCCGACCAAATCTACTTTGGGGCGACAACGAGTGCTAAAAAGCCGTTTGTCTTTACGACACGCACCACCACCATCGATGGCGTAAGCTATCCTGCGGGGGCGTGGCTTAATAGTGCCAGTATTGCCAATGCGAGTATCACCAATGCCCATATTGCCAATGCTACGATAACATCGGCTAAGATTGCCAACGGTGCTATCGATAACGCTAAGATTGCCAATGGTGCGATTGACAGCGCCAAGATTGGAGAAGCGGCAATTACCACCGCGAAAATCGGTGTAGCACAAGTTGATACCTTGCAGATTGCAGGTGAGGCGGTAATTTCGCCAAGGTATCAAGAAACAGATTGGGGAAGCCAGTATCAAGCAGGGGTTGAACACACTGTATTAAGATTCACGATGAATACGCAGGGTTCAGCTGTTTGCCTGCTTTTTGGCTGGAAAAAAATCTTGGCGAGTGCATGGCATCAGTCTAGCGCAACGGTAATAATCAAAATAAAGCGAGATGACTTGGTTTTGCATGAAGATGGGTTTTCGTTCTCATCGGCTTGGAACTCAGCAAACTCCAACCAAAGCTCACCACCGATTTTTGATTTTAATCCACCCAACAATCCTGTATATACTGTCGTGATAAGTTATCATGGCGATAGACCATCTGTAAGAGCAGAAGGCATTAGAATACTAGGCTTAGCAATCAAGAGGTAA
- a CDS encoding M15 family metallopeptidase, whose amino-acid sequence MSSYIRQIQTTLKKAGYYKGDIDGIAGKMTVEAVNLASQVKACTHDEIRAVAEQSKSHPEYNEPTATPPTTVNKSGFVLGERSLNNLKGVNDNLVKVVKRAIEISSLDFAVIEGVRTKARQAELVKKGASKTMNSRHLTGHAVDIVPIVAGKVSWDFNHYYPLAKAMAQAANELGVRLRWGGAWSVITGRAGTPQEWVKAYRNGGGRFLDGPHFEIPA is encoded by the coding sequence ATGAGTAGTTATATTAGACAAATTCAAACCACGCTTAAAAAAGCAGGGTATTATAAGGGCGACATTGACGGCATCGCTGGCAAAATGACGGTCGAAGCAGTCAATCTGGCAAGTCAAGTCAAAGCCTGCACACATGACGAAATCCGCGCTGTCGCTGAACAATCCAAATCGCACCCAGAATACAACGAGCCAACCGCCACGCCGCCAACGACAGTAAACAAGAGCGGTTTTGTGCTGGGCGAACGAAGCCTAAACAATCTAAAAGGCGTCAATGATAACTTGGTCAAAGTGGTGAAGCGTGCGATTGAAATCAGCAGCCTTGATTTTGCGGTCATCGAAGGTGTACGCACCAAAGCACGACAAGCCGAACTTGTCAAAAAAGGCGCAAGTAAAACGATGAACTCACGCCACTTGACAGGTCATGCCGTAGATATTGTGCCTATTGTTGCTGGCAAGGTGAGTTGGGATTTTAACCATTATTATCCGCTTGCCAAAGCAATGGCACAAGCTGCAAACGAACTGGGCGTAAGATTGCGTTGGGGTGGGGCGTGGTCGGTCATCACAGGCAGGGCAGGCACACCACAAGAGTGGGTCAAGGCTTATCGCAATGGCGGTGGGCGTTTTCTTGATGGTCCACATTTTGAAATCCCTGCCTAA
- the folP gene encoding dihydropteroate synthase translates to MSQLLSAQLSANGKTLELSTPKIMGVLNVTPDSFSDGGRFTAIDTALRHVDEMMAWGVDIIDIGAESTRPNAAPVSDELELARLTPIVRELKKTHPNLWLSIDTSSPVVMEQMANLGADIWNDVRGLRRAGAVEMASRLDLPVVIMHSRGEPDTMNELAVYDDVVRDVVGELGASVQNALNAGVKRENIIIDVGMGFAKNHEHHVALMKNLDKIQAYFNLPMLFGVSRKRFLGEILGQFPPAQNHTPTDRDMIGAVAHLLAIQKGANIVRVHDAASMAQALKMWQITQNDW, encoded by the coding sequence ATGTCTCAACTTTTGTCCGCCCAGTTGTCCGCCAATGGCAAAACCTTAGAATTATCCACACCCAAAATCATGGGCGTGCTCAATGTTACGCCTGATTCTTTTTCGGACGGTGGGCGATTTACCGCCATAGATACTGCCTTGCGTCATGTTGATGAGATGATGGCTTGGGGTGTGGATATCATTGACATTGGGGCGGAATCCACTCGCCCAAACGCTGCGCCTGTGAGTGATGAGCTTGAGCTTGCTCGCCTAACGCCAATCGTGCGTGAACTCAAAAAAACCCACCCCAATCTTTGGCTATCCATTGACACAAGTAGCCCTGTGGTGATGGAGCAAATGGCAAATTTGGGGGCGGACATTTGGAACGATGTGCGTGGGCTACGCAGGGCGGGGGCGGTAGAGATGGCGAGCCGTCTTGATTTGCCTGTGGTCATCATGCACTCACGGGGCGAACCTGATACGATGAATGAATTGGCGGTGTATGATGATGTCGTGCGTGATGTGGTGGGCGAGCTTGGTGCGTCCGTGCAAAACGCCCTCAATGCAGGCGTGAAACGAGAAAACATCATCATCGATGTCGGCATGGGCTTTGCCAAAAATCACGAGCATCATGTCGCTTTGATGAAAAATTTGGACAAAATTCAGGCTTATTTTAACTTGCCTATGCTGTTTGGCGTGTCTCGTAAGCGTTTTTTGGGCGAGATTTTGGGGCAATTTCCCCCTGCTCAAAACCACACGCCCACCGACAGAGACATGATCGGGGCGGTCGCTCATCTGCTCGCCATTCAAAAAGGGGCGAACATCGTGCGTGTGCATGATGCAGCAAGCATGGCTCAGGCGCTAAAAATGTGGCAAATCACCCAGAATGATTGGTAA
- the hflX gene encoding ribosome rescue GTPase HflX yields MHHSDRHQGGEKAILVHCTIKGNEFLNNQNDLDEFRLLAISADAEILGEITGTMNKPSAKLFVGTGKADEIAQKVAELGAEIVLFNHTLTPSQERNLEKVLQCKVIDRMGLILDIFAKRARTYEGKLQVELAQLTHLSSRLVRGYAHLGQQKGGIGLRGPGETQLETDRRLLQIRVNQLKAKLDKVKKTRLQGRAKRQKSEVPTISLVGYTNAGKSTLFNLLADDKIYAADQLFATLDPTLRQVKWAGVGNVVLADTVGFVQNLPHELVESFHATLEETLEADLLLHVIDSSSPEMHEQIDAVNGVLAQIGATAPVLLVHNKIDRTHENPTIHYKDKGVPSRVYVSARENLGMDKLSQAVQELLVGGLSKFHLTLPYHAGQLKNTLHELGVIVQSEYDETGHEMLTVCLAKDKLKELLGKHHLDAFDILPPHEASQFLPVLEEFEKVDVKFDGDENLDPFCH; encoded by the coding sequence TTGCACCATTCCGACCGACATCAAGGGGGCGAAAAGGCCATTTTGGTTCATTGTACCATTAAGGGCAATGAGTTTTTGAACAATCAAAACGATTTGGACGAATTTCGCTTGCTTGCCATTTCTGCCGATGCCGAGATTTTGGGCGAGATTACAGGCACGATGAATAAACCGTCTGCCAAATTGTTCGTGGGGACGGGCAAGGCGGACGAAATCGCCCAAAAAGTAGCCGAGCTTGGTGCCGAAATTGTCCTTTTTAATCATACACTGACGCCCAGTCAAGAACGCAATTTGGAAAAGGTTTTGCAATGCAAAGTCATTGACCGAATGGGGCTGATTTTGGACATTTTTGCCAAGCGAGCAAGGACTTATGAAGGCAAATTACAAGTGGAACTTGCCCAGCTGACCCATTTGTCATCAAGGCTTGTGCGTGGTTATGCCCATCTTGGGCAACAAAAAGGCGGTATCGGACTTCGGGGGCCGGGCGAAACGCAGCTAGAAACCGACCGCCGACTGTTACAAATCCGAGTCAATCAGCTCAAAGCCAAACTTGATAAAGTCAAAAAAACTCGCCTGCAAGGACGAGCCAAACGCCAAAAATCCGAAGTGCCGACCATTTCGCTGGTGGGCTACACCAACGCAGGCAAATCCACGCTGTTTAATTTGCTTGCTGATGACAAAATTTATGCCGCAGACCAACTATTTGCCACGCTCGACCCCACGCTCCGCCAAGTCAAATGGGCAGGTGTGGGTAATGTGGTGCTGGCGGACACGGTGGGCTTTGTGCAAAATTTGCCCCACGAGCTTGTGGAGAGTTTTCACGCCACACTTGAAGAGACCTTAGAAGCTGACCTATTGCTCCATGTCATTGACAGCAGCAGCCCTGAAATGCACGAGCAGATTGATGCGGTCAATGGCGTGCTTGCTCAAATTGGGGCGACCGCCCCTGTGCTACTGGTGCATAACAAAATTGACCGCACGCACGAAAATCCTACCATTCATTATAAAGATAAAGGCGTGCCAAGCCGTGTCTATGTCTCGGCTCGTGAAAATCTGGGTATGGATAAGCTTAGCCAAGCGGTGCAAGAATTGCTGGTGGGCGGTTTGTCCAAATTTCATTTGACCTTGCCTTATCATGCAGGCCAGCTTAAAAATACCTTGCACGAACTGGGCGTGATTGTCCAAAGCGAGTATGATGAAACAGGGCATGAAATGCTCACGGTTTGCCTTGCCAAAGACAAATTAAAAGAGCTGCTTGGCAAGCACCATCTTGATGCCTTTGATATACTACCGCCACACGAAGCAAGCCAGTTTTTGCCTGTGCTTGAAGAGTTTGAAAAGGTGGATGTTAAGTTTGATGGCGATGAGAATTTGGATCCGTTTTGCCATTAA
- a CDS encoding CidA/LrgA family protein translates to MKSPYLTKSPSFWLGMLATVIIVVGVRELALVVCTALGMPTATNIVGLVSLFVVLMGVRLARGGLPNWLSSSASVLLVDSGFAFLPVSAGAGILMFGLGGDLMAVSAVIIISTVIPLWAFAKLAEKWLKDDHKDDRKENAHANA, encoded by the coding sequence ATGAAATCGCCTTATTTGACCAAATCGCCCAGCTTTTGGCTAGGAATGCTTGCGACCGTCATCATCGTGGTGGGCGTGCGTGAATTGGCGTTGGTGGTTTGTACCGCTTTGGGTATGCCAACCGCCACCAATATTGTCGGCTTGGTGTCGCTGTTTGTGGTATTGATGGGCGTGCGTCTGGCACGGGGCGGATTACCAAATTGGCTGTCGTCATCGGCAAGCGTACTGTTGGTGGATAGTGGATTTGCGTTTTTGCCTGTGTCGGCAGGGGCAGGGATTTTGATGTTTGGGTTGGGGGGCGATCTGATGGCGGTGTCGGCGGTGATCATCATCAGTACGGTCATTCCGCTGTGGGCATTTGCCAAACTTGCCGAAAAATGGCTCAAGGACGACCATAAGGACGACCGCAAGGAGAATGCTCATGCCAATGCTTGA
- a CDS encoding LrgB family protein, translated as MLDSTTIIIAFVVTLIAHVGAKYVLRYLNKFIRGVPMIIIAIVLTLLILLVIQLPYATYYANAKPVFDRLLGYSTVLLAVPLAGMDFKGLPVKKLSIIVVLASLVGAIVPMSLAYLFALNMDSILAFATRSVTTPVGLSVAQVIDAPLVMANLIIIVSGILGAGLCRILFKNVQDDRAKGLALGLVAHAIGTVEAWTISPTAGRYAAFGLAINGLVTAVWLPVAILWLLK; from the coding sequence ATGCTTGACAGTACGACCATCATCATTGCCTTTGTCGTTACATTGATTGCCCATGTGGGGGCAAAATATGTCCTGCGTTATCTTAATAAATTCATTCGTGGCGTGCCGATGATTATCATTGCCATCGTGCTGACTTTGCTGATTTTGTTGGTGATTCAACTGCCTTATGCCACTTATTATGCCAATGCCAAACCTGTGTTTGACCGCCTGCTTGGTTATAGTACGGTGCTACTTGCCGTGCCTTTGGCAGGTATGGATTTTAAGGGCCTGCCTGTCAAAAAACTCTCCATCATCGTGGTCTTGGCAAGTTTGGTTGGGGCGATTGTGCCGATGTCGCTTGCTTATTTGTTTGCCCTGAATATGGACAGTATTTTGGCGTTTGCCACTCGCTCGGTTACCACGCCTGTGGGCTTGTCGGTCGCTCAAGTGATTGATGCACCACTGGTGATGGCAAATCTTATCATCATCGTGTCAGGGATTTTGGGAGCAGGTTTGTGCCGTATTTTGTTTAAAAATGTACAAGACGACCGAGCCAAAGGTTTGGCACTGGGTCTGGTCGCTCACGCCATTGGTACGGTCGAAGCATGGACAATCAGCCCCACCGCAGGACGCTATGCGGCATTTGGCTTGGCGATTAACGGCTTGGTGACGGCGGTGTGGTTGCCTGTGGCGATATTATGGCTACTAAAATGA